A genomic region of Populus nigra chromosome 11, ddPopNigr1.1, whole genome shotgun sequence contains the following coding sequences:
- the LOC133667958 gene encoding protein NRT1/ PTR FAMILY 5.1 isoform X1: MDTKCCTQDGTVDLRGRPVQASRTGKWKACAFLVGYEAFERMAFYGVASNLVNYLTTQLHEETVASVRNVNNWSGAVWITPILGAYIADTYLGRYWTFTVSSLIYAMGMILLTMAVSFKFMKPTCTNGVCNKASPLQIAFFYSALYIIAIGAGGTKPNISTFGADQFDDYNPHEKKLKVSFFNWWMFSSFVGALFATLCLVYIQENLGWGLGYGIPAVGLLLSLFIFYLGTPIYRHKVRKTKSPARELFQVLIAAFNNRKLQLPNSPSELQEFDLQYYIQTGKRQVHHTPVLRCLDKAAIKDGSNNADTSNPSSSSCTVTQVEGVKLVFGMMLIWLVTLIPSTIWAQINTLFVKQGTTLDRNLGPNFQIPAASLGSFVTFSMLLSVPMYDRFFVPFMRKKTGNPRGITLLQRLGIGFAIQVIAIAIAYAVEVRRMHVIRMHHVVGPKEIVPMSIFWLLPQYVLLGIADVFNAIGLLEFFYDQSPEDMQSLGTTFFTSGIGVGNFLNSFLVTMVAKITGTGGGKSWIGNNLNDSHLDYYYGFLLVISALNLGVFLWASSRYVYKKETLQALNEDCIRIDGKTMDTSPLGLQV; encoded by the exons ATGGATACCAAATGCTGCACCCAAGATGGCACTGTAGATCTCCGTGGGCGTCCTGTCCAAGCCTCCAGAACTGGGAAATGGAAAGCGTGTGCTTTTCTGGTTG GCTATGAAGCATTTGAAAGGATGGCTTTCTATGGAGTGGCTTCAAACTTGGTGAATTACCTGACCACCCAACTCCATGAAGAGACGGTTGCATCGGTGAGGAATGTGAATAACTGGTCAGGAGCAGTGTGGATCACACCAATACTCGGCGCCTACATAGCAGATACTTACCTGGGTCGATACTGGACGTTCACTGTGTCATCTCTTATCTATGCaatg GGAATGATACTACTAACAATGGCAGTTTCATTCAAGTTCATGAAACCAACATGCACAAATGGAGTCTGCAATAAGGCCTCCCCTTTGCAAATCGCATTCTTTTACTCTGCTCTCTACATCATAGCAATAGGGGCAGGAGGAACGAAGCCCAACATATCAACTTTTGGTGCAGACCAGTTTGATGATTATAACCCACACGAAAAGAAGCTCAAGGTCTCATTCTTTAACTGGTGGATGTTCAGCTCTTTTGTGGGAGCTCTGTTTGCCACTCTCTGCCTTGTGTACATTCAAGAGAACTTGGGATGGGGTTTAGGCTATGGTATCCCTGCAGTTGGTCTTTTATTATCCCTGTTTATATTCTATCTAGGGACACCAATTTACAGGCATAAAGTTAGAAAGACTAAGAGCCCTGCAAGGGAGCTATTTCAAGTCCTCATTGCTGCCTTTAACAACAGGAAACTTCAGCTCCCTAACAGTCCCTCGGAGCTTCAGGAGTTTGACCTGCAATATTACATTCAAACCGGAAAACGGCAGGTCCACCACACACCAGTGTTGAG GTGCTTGGACAAAGCCGCGATCAAAGATGGCAGCAATAATGCAGATACCTCAaacccatcatcatcatcatgcaCAGTGACGCAGGTAGAAGGAGTCAAGCTCGTTTTTGGAATGATGCTCATATGGCTAGTGACATTAATCCCTAGTACCATATGGGCACAGATCAACACTTTATTTGTGAAACAAGGGACAACGTTGGACCGCAACTTGGGCCCAAACTTCCAAATTCCAGCAGCTTCACTCGGTAGCTTTGTGACGTTTTCAATGCTTCTCTCCGTGCCAATGTATGACCGTTTCTTTGTACCATTCATGCGTAAGAAGACTGGAAACCCAAGGGGAATCACGTTACTTCAGAGGCTGGGCATCGGATTCGCCATTCAAGTGATTGCCATTGCAATCGCTTACGCTGTTGAAGTTCGAAGAATGCACGTCATAAGAATGCACCACGTTGTTGGGCCAAAGGAAATCGTCCCCATGAGTATATTTTGGCTGTTGCCTCAGTATGTTCTGCTGGGAATCGCTGATGTTTTTAATGCTATCGGATTGCTGGAATTTTTCTACGATCAATCTCCTGAAGACATGCAAAGCCTAGGAACCACATTCTTCACTAGTGGGATCGGTGTCGGCAACTTCTTGAATAGCTTTCTAGTAACAATGGTTGCCAAGATTACAGGGACCGGAGGAGGCAAGAGCTGGATCGGCAACAACTTGAATGACTCCCACTTGGATTATTACTACGGGTTCCTCTTAGTTATATCTGCCCTTAATTTAGGGGTCTTCTTGTGGGCATCAAGTAGATATGTTTACAAGAAGGAAACCCTACAAGCACTGAACGAGGATTGTATCCGAATCGACGGCAAAACCATGGACACGTCTCCTCTAGGGTTGCAAGTATAA
- the LOC133667958 gene encoding protein NRT1/ PTR FAMILY 5.1 isoform X2: MTSGARLLAPNTVGMILLTMAVSFKFMKPTCTNGVCNKASPLQIAFFYSALYIIAIGAGGTKPNISTFGADQFDDYNPHEKKLKVSFFNWWMFSSFVGALFATLCLVYIQENLGWGLGYGIPAVGLLLSLFIFYLGTPIYRHKVRKTKSPARELFQVLIAAFNNRKLQLPNSPSELQEFDLQYYIQTGKRQVHHTPVLRCLDKAAIKDGSNNADTSNPSSSSCTVTQVEGVKLVFGMMLIWLVTLIPSTIWAQINTLFVKQGTTLDRNLGPNFQIPAASLGSFVTFSMLLSVPMYDRFFVPFMRKKTGNPRGITLLQRLGIGFAIQVIAIAIAYAVEVRRMHVIRMHHVVGPKEIVPMSIFWLLPQYVLLGIADVFNAIGLLEFFYDQSPEDMQSLGTTFFTSGIGVGNFLNSFLVTMVAKITGTGGGKSWIGNNLNDSHLDYYYGFLLVISALNLGVFLWASSRYVYKKETLQALNEDCIRIDGKTMDTSPLGLQV; the protein is encoded by the exons ATGACCAGTGGTGCAAGGCTACTTGCCCCTAATACAGTA GGAATGATACTACTAACAATGGCAGTTTCATTCAAGTTCATGAAACCAACATGCACAAATGGAGTCTGCAATAAGGCCTCCCCTTTGCAAATCGCATTCTTTTACTCTGCTCTCTACATCATAGCAATAGGGGCAGGAGGAACGAAGCCCAACATATCAACTTTTGGTGCAGACCAGTTTGATGATTATAACCCACACGAAAAGAAGCTCAAGGTCTCATTCTTTAACTGGTGGATGTTCAGCTCTTTTGTGGGAGCTCTGTTTGCCACTCTCTGCCTTGTGTACATTCAAGAGAACTTGGGATGGGGTTTAGGCTATGGTATCCCTGCAGTTGGTCTTTTATTATCCCTGTTTATATTCTATCTAGGGACACCAATTTACAGGCATAAAGTTAGAAAGACTAAGAGCCCTGCAAGGGAGCTATTTCAAGTCCTCATTGCTGCCTTTAACAACAGGAAACTTCAGCTCCCTAACAGTCCCTCGGAGCTTCAGGAGTTTGACCTGCAATATTACATTCAAACCGGAAAACGGCAGGTCCACCACACACCAGTGTTGAG GTGCTTGGACAAAGCCGCGATCAAAGATGGCAGCAATAATGCAGATACCTCAaacccatcatcatcatcatgcaCAGTGACGCAGGTAGAAGGAGTCAAGCTCGTTTTTGGAATGATGCTCATATGGCTAGTGACATTAATCCCTAGTACCATATGGGCACAGATCAACACTTTATTTGTGAAACAAGGGACAACGTTGGACCGCAACTTGGGCCCAAACTTCCAAATTCCAGCAGCTTCACTCGGTAGCTTTGTGACGTTTTCAATGCTTCTCTCCGTGCCAATGTATGACCGTTTCTTTGTACCATTCATGCGTAAGAAGACTGGAAACCCAAGGGGAATCACGTTACTTCAGAGGCTGGGCATCGGATTCGCCATTCAAGTGATTGCCATTGCAATCGCTTACGCTGTTGAAGTTCGAAGAATGCACGTCATAAGAATGCACCACGTTGTTGGGCCAAAGGAAATCGTCCCCATGAGTATATTTTGGCTGTTGCCTCAGTATGTTCTGCTGGGAATCGCTGATGTTTTTAATGCTATCGGATTGCTGGAATTTTTCTACGATCAATCTCCTGAAGACATGCAAAGCCTAGGAACCACATTCTTCACTAGTGGGATCGGTGTCGGCAACTTCTTGAATAGCTTTCTAGTAACAATGGTTGCCAAGATTACAGGGACCGGAGGAGGCAAGAGCTGGATCGGCAACAACTTGAATGACTCCCACTTGGATTATTACTACGGGTTCCTCTTAGTTATATCTGCCCTTAATTTAGGGGTCTTCTTGTGGGCATCAAGTAGATATGTTTACAAGAAGGAAACCCTACAAGCACTGAACGAGGATTGTATCCGAATCGACGGCAAAACCATGGACACGTCTCCTCTAGGGTTGCAAGTATAA
- the LOC133668609 gene encoding D-xylose-proton symporter-like 2 isoform X1: MAPDPEQPTLSSLGKVGKSSGEIGGVEEPLLNGGTHTSENYSLASAIFPFLFPALGGLLYGYDIGSTSCATISIQSATLSGISWYNLNSVDIGLITSGSLYGALIGSVLAFNIADFLGRRRELILAAFLYLVGALVTALAPVFAVMVIGRFVFGIGIGLAMHAAPMYIAETAPSHIRGQLISLKEFFIVLGMVGGYGIGSLLVDTVAGWRYMYVASTPLAVIMGIGMWWLPASPRWLLLRAIQGKGSMQELRETAICCLCRLRGEAIGDTAPAKVDEILAELAVVGEEKEVALTEVFRGKCLKALTIGAGLVLFQQITGQPSVLYYAASILQSAGFSAASDATRVSILIGLFKLIMTGTAVLVVDRLGRRPLLLGGVSGMVISLFLLGSYYIFLDDVPVVAVAALLLYVGCYQLSFGPIGWLMISEIFPLRLRGRGLGIAVLVNFGANALVTFTFSPLKALLGAGILFYAFGVIAVLSLLFIFFIVPETKGLTLEEIEAKCL, encoded by the exons ATGGCGCCCGATCCTGAACAGCCCACGCTCTCCTCCCTTGGAAAG GTGGGGAAGTCCTCGGGAGAGATTGGTGGTGTAGAAGAGCCTCTTCTTAATGGGGGGACTCACACTTCAGAGAATTACTCTCTTGCTTCTGCAATCTTCCC GTTTCTGTTCCCCGCTCTTGGAGGACTGTTGTATGGTTATGATATTGGTTCTACATCTTGTGCTACAATATCAATACAG TCAGCCACGTTAAGTGGTATTTCATGGTACAACTTGAATTCTGTGGACATCGGGCTCATT ACTAGTGGATCACTATATGGAGCTTTGATCGGCTCTGTCTTGGCCTTCAATATTGCTGACTTTCTAG GGAGAAGAAGAGAGTTGATTCTGGCTGCTTTCTTATATCTTGTCGGAGCGCTTGTGACAGCCCTAGCACCTGTCTTTGCTGTTATGGTGATTGGGCGGTTTGTATTTGGTATTGGAATTGGATTG GCAATGCATGCAGCTCCAATGTACATAGCTGAGACAGCTCCAAGTCATATACGTGGTCAACTAATCTCTCTGAAAGAGTTCTTCATAGTACTTGGCATGGTT GGAGGTTATGGAATTGGTAGTCTATTAGTTGATACTGTAGCTGGTTGGCGCTATATGTATGTAGCCAGTACACCTTTGGCAGTAATCATGGGGATTGGAATGTGGTGGCTACCAGCATCACCTAGATGGCTGCTATTACGTGCCATACAAGGAAAAGGCAGTATGCAGGAGTTAAGAGAAACTGCAATATGTTGCTTATGCCGGCTCAGGGGTGAAGCTATTGGTGACACTGCTCCTGCGAAAGTAGATGAGATTCTTGCTGAACTCGCTGTTGTTggtgaagaaaaagaagttgcACTAACAGAAGTTTTCCGAGGAAAATGCTTGAAAGCCCTCACTATTGGTGCAGGGCTAGTTTTGTTCCAACAA ATCACTGGGCAACCAAGTGTGCTGTATTATGCTGCATCAATTCTTCAG AGTGCAGGATTTTCAGCGGCATCTGATGCAACACGGGTCTCAATACTTATTGGTTTATTTAAG TTAATCATGACAGGAACAGCTGTTCTTGTTGTTGATAGACTTGGAAGGCGACCTCTACTACTTGGTGGTGTTTCTGGAATG GTTATATCTTTATTCCTCCTGGGATCATATTACATTTTTCTGGATGATGTGCCAGTTGTGGCTGTTGCTGCACTGCTGTTGTATGTTGGATGTTATCAG TTATCCTTTGGTCCTATTGGTTGGCTGATGATTTCGGAGATTTTCCCCCTACGCCTAAGAGGGCGGGGGCTCGGTATAGCAGTGCTTGTGAATTTTGGTGCGAATGCACTTGTGACATTTACATTTTCCCCTTTGAAG GCATTGCTGGGAGCTGGGATTTTATTCTATGCATTTGGAGTGATAGCTGTGCTGTCTCTCCTTTTTATATTCTTCATCGTGCCGGAGACGAAAGGGCTCACTCTCGAGGAAATCGAGGCCAAATGTTTATAG
- the LOC133668609 gene encoding D-xylose-proton symporter-like 2 isoform X2 produces MAPDPEQPTLSSLGKVGKSSGEIGGVEEPLLNGGTHTSENYSLASAIFPFLFPALGGLLYGYDIGSTSCATISIQTSGSLYGALIGSVLAFNIADFLGRRRELILAAFLYLVGALVTALAPVFAVMVIGRFVFGIGIGLAMHAAPMYIAETAPSHIRGQLISLKEFFIVLGMVGGYGIGSLLVDTVAGWRYMYVASTPLAVIMGIGMWWLPASPRWLLLRAIQGKGSMQELRETAICCLCRLRGEAIGDTAPAKVDEILAELAVVGEEKEVALTEVFRGKCLKALTIGAGLVLFQQITGQPSVLYYAASILQSAGFSAASDATRVSILIGLFKLIMTGTAVLVVDRLGRRPLLLGGVSGMVISLFLLGSYYIFLDDVPVVAVAALLLYVGCYQLSFGPIGWLMISEIFPLRLRGRGLGIAVLVNFGANALVTFTFSPLKALLGAGILFYAFGVIAVLSLLFIFFIVPETKGLTLEEIEAKCL; encoded by the exons ATGGCGCCCGATCCTGAACAGCCCACGCTCTCCTCCCTTGGAAAG GTGGGGAAGTCCTCGGGAGAGATTGGTGGTGTAGAAGAGCCTCTTCTTAATGGGGGGACTCACACTTCAGAGAATTACTCTCTTGCTTCTGCAATCTTCCC GTTTCTGTTCCCCGCTCTTGGAGGACTGTTGTATGGTTATGATATTGGTTCTACATCTTGTGCTACAATATCAATACAG ACTAGTGGATCACTATATGGAGCTTTGATCGGCTCTGTCTTGGCCTTCAATATTGCTGACTTTCTAG GGAGAAGAAGAGAGTTGATTCTGGCTGCTTTCTTATATCTTGTCGGAGCGCTTGTGACAGCCCTAGCACCTGTCTTTGCTGTTATGGTGATTGGGCGGTTTGTATTTGGTATTGGAATTGGATTG GCAATGCATGCAGCTCCAATGTACATAGCTGAGACAGCTCCAAGTCATATACGTGGTCAACTAATCTCTCTGAAAGAGTTCTTCATAGTACTTGGCATGGTT GGAGGTTATGGAATTGGTAGTCTATTAGTTGATACTGTAGCTGGTTGGCGCTATATGTATGTAGCCAGTACACCTTTGGCAGTAATCATGGGGATTGGAATGTGGTGGCTACCAGCATCACCTAGATGGCTGCTATTACGTGCCATACAAGGAAAAGGCAGTATGCAGGAGTTAAGAGAAACTGCAATATGTTGCTTATGCCGGCTCAGGGGTGAAGCTATTGGTGACACTGCTCCTGCGAAAGTAGATGAGATTCTTGCTGAACTCGCTGTTGTTggtgaagaaaaagaagttgcACTAACAGAAGTTTTCCGAGGAAAATGCTTGAAAGCCCTCACTATTGGTGCAGGGCTAGTTTTGTTCCAACAA ATCACTGGGCAACCAAGTGTGCTGTATTATGCTGCATCAATTCTTCAG AGTGCAGGATTTTCAGCGGCATCTGATGCAACACGGGTCTCAATACTTATTGGTTTATTTAAG TTAATCATGACAGGAACAGCTGTTCTTGTTGTTGATAGACTTGGAAGGCGACCTCTACTACTTGGTGGTGTTTCTGGAATG GTTATATCTTTATTCCTCCTGGGATCATATTACATTTTTCTGGATGATGTGCCAGTTGTGGCTGTTGCTGCACTGCTGTTGTATGTTGGATGTTATCAG TTATCCTTTGGTCCTATTGGTTGGCTGATGATTTCGGAGATTTTCCCCCTACGCCTAAGAGGGCGGGGGCTCGGTATAGCAGTGCTTGTGAATTTTGGTGCGAATGCACTTGTGACATTTACATTTTCCCCTTTGAAG GCATTGCTGGGAGCTGGGATTTTATTCTATGCATTTGGAGTGATAGCTGTGCTGTCTCTCCTTTTTATATTCTTCATCGTGCCGGAGACGAAAGGGCTCACTCTCGAGGAAATCGAGGCCAAATGTTTATAG